Proteins from a single region of Fusobacterium gonidiaformans ATCC 25563:
- a CDS encoding ferredoxin family protein yields the protein MKKMKIEDKLALNIFHVDEENSHIDVDKNFTDEAEIKKLLLACPAECYKYIDGKLSFSHLGCLECGTCRVLSHGKIVKEWKHPIGEVGVTFRQG from the coding sequence ATGAAGAAGATGAAAATTGAAGATAAATTAGCCTTAAATATTTTTCATGTAGATGAAGAAAATTCTCATATTGATGTCGATAAAAACTTTACAGATGAAGCAGAAATTAAAAAATTATTATTGGCTTGTCCTGCAGAATGCTATAAGTATATCGATGGGAAATTAAGTTTTAGCCACTTGGGATGCTTGGAATGTGGAACTTGCAGAGTCTTGTCTCATGGAAAAATTGTCAAAGAATGGAAACATCCAATTGGAGAAGTTGGAGTTACTTTTCGACAAGGATAA
- a CDS encoding FAD-dependent oxidoreductase encodes MSEEKFDAIIVGGGLAGCSAAIVLANAGLAVLVVERGDFCGAKNMTGGRLYGHSLEKIIPNFAEEAPIERKITREKISLMSEDGSFDIGFGSKKLSSTNENASYTVLRSVFDQWLASKAEEAGAEIIPGILVDELIMEDGKVVGVSATGEELYADVVILADGVNSLLAQSIGMKKELEPHQVAVGAKEVIRLGEDVINQRFAVNGEEGVAWLSCGDPTLGGFGGGLLYTNKDTVSVGVVATLSDIGHHELSINQLLDRFKEHPSIAPYLEGGTSIEYSGHLVPEEGLHMVPELYRDGVLVTGDAAGFCINLGFTVRGMDFAIESGRLAAETVIKAHQLGDFSAETLSDYKKALDNSFIMEDLKQYKGFPTLLGRREIFEDLPAMVNDIAAKAFTVDGKQGQSLMMYVLNSVAKHTTAAKLVNFVTTVLEAF; translated from the coding sequence ATGAGCGAGGAAAAGTTTGATGCCATAATCGTTGGTGGCGGTTTGGCGGGTTGTTCAGCGGCCATCGTTCTAGCAAATGCAGGTCTTGCAGTTCTAGTAGTAGAACGGGGAGATTTTTGTGGGGCAAAGAATATGACCGGTGGTAGACTTTATGGACATAGTCTTGAAAAAATTATTCCAAATTTTGCAGAAGAAGCTCCCATTGAAAGAAAAATTACAAGAGAAAAAATTTCTTTGATGAGCGAAGACGGTTCTTTTGACATTGGATTTGGATCCAAAAAATTAAGTTCTACAAATGAAAATGCTTCTTATACAGTACTTCGATCTGTATTTGACCAATGGTTGGCATCGAAAGCGGAAGAAGCGGGAGCGGAAATTATTCCTGGAATTTTAGTAGATGAACTTATCATGGAAGATGGAAAAGTTGTAGGAGTTTCTGCGACAGGAGAAGAATTATATGCAGATGTTGTTATTTTAGCAGATGGGGTCAACTCTCTATTAGCACAAAGCATTGGAATGAAAAAAGAATTAGAACCACATCAAGTAGCAGTCGGTGCAAAAGAAGTCATTCGTTTGGGAGAAGATGTCATTAACCAACGTTTTGCAGTCAATGGAGAAGAAGGAGTGGCTTGGCTATCTTGTGGAGATCCTACTTTAGGAGGCTTTGGTGGAGGTTTACTTTATACCAATAAAGACACTGTTTCTGTAGGAGTTGTAGCAACTTTAAGTGATATCGGACATCATGAATTATCGATTAACCAATTATTGGATAGATTTAAAGAACATCCATCGATTGCCCCTTACCTAGAAGGAGGAACTTCGATTGAGTATTCAGGACACTTGGTACCGGAAGAAGGACTACATATGGTTCCTGAATTATACAGAGATGGAGTATTGGTGACAGGAGATGCAGCAGGATTTTGTATTAACCTAGGGTTTACAGTAAGAGGAATGGATTTTGCGATTGAATCAGGAAGATTGGCGGCTGAAACAGTGATCAAGGCACATCAATTAGGAGATTTTAGTGCAGAAACATTATCAGACTATAAGAAAGCTCTAGATAATAGTTTTATTATGGAAGATTTGAAACAATACAAAGGATTCCCAACTTTATTAGGACGAAGAGAAATCTTTGAAGACTTACCAGCTATGGTTAACGATATTGCTGCGAAAGCATTTACAGTAGATGGAAAACAAGGACAAAGTTTGATGATGTATGTTTTAAATTCTGTGGCAAAACATACAACTGCTGCAAAACTTGTTAATTTCGTCACAACAGTATTGGAGGCGTTTTAA